One part of the Aurantibacillus circumpalustris genome encodes these proteins:
- a CDS encoding PSP1 domain-containing protein, with translation MGCSSGGCGTTTNGIPAGCNNNGSCGTSDGCNKLTVFDWLGNMSLPDGQKSFDIVEVRFKNSRKEFFRNTNNLTLNVGDAIAVEATSGHDMGTVSLTGELVRLQLKKRNVNFDSEEIKKVYRKAKQADIDKWKEAQALETNTMYRARTIALKLGLEMKLSDVEFQGDKSKAVFYYTADARVDFRELIKVLADEFRVRIEMRQIGARQEASRLGGIGSCGRELCCSTWLTDFRTVNTSAARYQQLSLNPLKLAGQCGKLKCCLNYELDSYIDALKEFPDLEGKKLLTKKGDAFLQKTDIFKRMMWFSYRSEPGVFIPMDVKAVHAVLEANAKGETPEALTPTFKVTEKVVVVEPLFENVVGQDSLTRFDRKGGKKPNFKQNRNKNNPKGNPNKDPDQKPKVQGQKKQQAKPNARPQGKPNNTKPGDKPRPQNRKPNSPRNDNKPNNPQ, from the coding sequence ATGGGATGTAGTAGCGGCGGATGTGGAACCACAACAAATGGGATTCCGGCAGGATGTAATAATAATGGATCTTGTGGTACATCAGACGGATGTAATAAGTTGACGGTTTTTGACTGGTTGGGGAACATGAGTTTACCTGATGGACAAAAATCTTTTGATATAGTGGAGGTTCGGTTTAAGAATTCGCGTAAGGAATTCTTTAGAAATACCAATAATCTTACTTTAAATGTAGGTGATGCCATTGCTGTGGAAGCAACATCGGGCCATGATATGGGAACCGTTTCCTTAACAGGAGAATTAGTTCGTCTTCAGCTTAAAAAGCGCAATGTTAATTTCGATAGTGAGGAGATTAAGAAGGTTTACCGTAAGGCAAAGCAAGCAGATATTGATAAATGGAAAGAAGCTCAGGCATTGGAGACGAATACTATGTACAGAGCGCGGACCATAGCTTTGAAGCTTGGACTCGAAATGAAACTGAGCGATGTGGAATTTCAGGGCGATAAGTCAAAAGCGGTTTTTTATTATACAGCCGATGCGCGTGTTGACTTTCGTGAACTGATTAAAGTACTTGCAGACGAATTCAGAGTGCGAATTGAAATGCGTCAGATTGGTGCACGTCAGGAGGCTTCGCGTTTAGGTGGAATTGGTTCTTGTGGAAGAGAATTGTGCTGTAGTACCTGGCTTACCGATTTTAGAACTGTAAACACGAGCGCTGCTAGATATCAGCAATTGTCTTTAAATCCTTTAAAATTAGCTGGTCAGTGTGGTAAACTTAAATGTTGTTTGAATTACGAGTTAGATAGTTATATCGATGCTTTAAAAGAATTTCCAGATCTGGAAGGAAAAAAATTACTTACCAAAAAAGGTGACGCGTTTTTACAAAAGACAGATATTTTTAAACGCATGATGTGGTTCAGCTACCGTAGCGAACCAGGTGTTTTTATTCCAATGGACGTAAAAGCGGTGCATGCTGTGTTGGAAGCCAACGCAAAAGGAGAAACTCCTGAAGCTTTAACCCCAACATTTAAAGTAACCGAGAAAGTAGTTGTTGTTGAACCTCTTTTTGAAAATGTGGTTGGACAGGATAGTCTTACACGTTTTGATAGAAAAGGTGGTAAGAAACCAAACTTTAAACAGAACAGAAATAAAAATAACCCAAAAGGAAATCCTAATAAAGATCCAGATCAAAAACCAAAAGTTCAGGGTCAAAAAAAGCAACAAGCAAAGCCAAACGCTCGTCCGCAAGGCAAACCGAATAATACTAAACCGGGAGATAAACCCCGTCCGCAAAATAGAAAACCAAACTCTCCAAGAAATGATAATAAACCGAATAATCCGCAATAA
- a CDS encoding gliding motility lipoprotein GldH: MFFASCRDVVYSEYKTFDNYEWAAKDKAVFDLEIKDTQTLNNIYLMVRHVESYQYKNLFLFVTTKYPDGKVLTDTMEVILGNEKGEWLGSGSGDIFDFKVPIKKNIRFPLAGKYEFIFEQGMRVDPLPMVMDFGFEIEKSK; this comes from the coding sequence ATGTTTTTTGCATCCTGCAGAGATGTTGTGTATAGTGAGTACAAAACGTTTGATAATTATGAATGGGCAGCAAAGGATAAAGCGGTATTTGATTTGGAAATCAAAGACACTCAAACATTAAACAATATTTATTTAATGGTGCGTCATGTTGAGTCTTATCAATACAAGAATTTGTTTTTGTTTGTGACTACAAAATATCCTGATGGAAAAGTGTTAACAGATACCATGGAAGTTATTTTAGGGAATGAAAAAGGTGAATGGTTAGGCAGTGGTTCGGGAGATATTTTTGATTTTAAAGTTCCTATAAAAAAGAATATTCGTTTTCCTTTAGCGGGTAAATACGAATTTATTTTTGAGCAAGGCATGCGGGTTGATCCGCTTCCGATGGTGATGGATTTTGGGTTTGAAATTGAGAAGAGCAAATAG
- the thiL gene encoding thiamine-phosphate kinase yields MDFDNTSRTELSELGEFGLIKHLTQYIELTNESTVKGVGDDAAVIDNKDLQTVVSTDMLVEGVHFDLTYVPLKHLGYKSVVVNLSDIYAMNAVPRQIVVSLALSSRFSLEAMEEFYAGMLHACKKYNVDLIGGDTTTSTSGLVISITAIGAAKKEDLVYRDGAKESNLLCVSGDLGGAYMGLQILEREKAVYKENPKLQPDLEGKDYILERQLKPEARKDIIELLKSLNIKPTSMIDVSDGLSSEILHLCSQSKVGVELYEEKIPIDPLTFETAREFNLDPTVCVLSGGEDYELLFTVDIADYDKIKNSMDITIIGHMTNESKGQLMVAKAGTVHELKAQGWNALLK; encoded by the coding sequence ATGGATTTTGATAACACTTCCCGCACCGAACTTTCAGAACTAGGTGAGTTCGGACTTATAAAACACTTAACACAATACATTGAACTTACGAATGAGTCCACAGTTAAAGGAGTTGGTGATGATGCAGCTGTAATTGATAACAAAGATTTACAAACTGTTGTGTCAACCGACATGCTTGTAGAAGGCGTTCATTTTGATTTGACTTATGTTCCATTAAAACATTTGGGTTACAAAAGTGTGGTAGTAAACCTCAGCGATATTTATGCGATGAATGCTGTTCCGCGACAAATTGTTGTTTCTCTGGCTTTATCGAGTCGTTTTAGTTTAGAAGCGATGGAAGAATTTTATGCCGGTATGTTGCACGCCTGTAAAAAATACAATGTAGATTTAATTGGTGGCGATACAACCACAAGCACCAGCGGACTTGTTATTAGCATTACTGCCATTGGTGCAGCAAAAAAAGAAGATCTTGTTTACAGAGATGGTGCGAAAGAAAGTAATTTATTGTGCGTGAGTGGCGACTTAGGTGGTGCTTACATGGGACTTCAAATTTTAGAAAGAGAAAAAGCAGTTTATAAAGAAAATCCTAAGCTTCAACCAGATTTAGAAGGCAAAGATTATATTTTGGAACGCCAATTAAAACCGGAAGCGCGAAAAGACATTATTGAATTATTAAAAAGTCTGAATATAAAACCCACTTCTATGATTGATGTGAGTGACGGACTTTCTTCTGAAATCCTTCACCTGTGCTCACAATCAAAGGTTGGAGTTGAATTGTATGAAGAAAAAATTCCAATTGATCCTTTAACTTTCGAAACGGCTCGTGAATTTAATTTAGATCCTACAGTGTGTGTGTTAAGCGGTGGAGAAGATTACGAATTATTATTTACTGTTGATATTGCAGACTACGACAAAATAAAAAACTCTATGGACATTACTATTATTGGTCACATGACTAATGAATCTAAAGGGCAATTAATGGTTGCAAAAGCTGGCACTGTGCATGAATTAAAGGCGCAGGGTTGGAATGCTTTGTTAAAATAG
- a CDS encoding 4a-hydroxytetrahydrobiopterin dehydratase yields MRPSLYTSAEIQENLNHLKDWKLDGNAIQKEFKFKDFISAFTFMTQVALHAEKLNHHPDWKNVYNTVSIKLNTHDAGGLTELDFKLAKLIDKII; encoded by the coding sequence ATGAGACCATCCTTATATACCAGCGCAGAAATTCAGGAAAACCTAAACCACTTGAAAGATTGGAAACTGGATGGAAACGCCATTCAAAAAGAATTTAAATTCAAAGATTTTATTTCTGCATTTACTTTTATGACCCAGGTGGCCTTGCATGCAGAAAAACTCAATCACCATCCTGATTGGAAAAACGTATACAATACCGTTTCTATCAAACTAAACACCCACGATGCCGGTGGATTAACAGAACTCGATTTTAAATTGGCAAAACTTATTGATAAAATAATATAA
- the folB gene encoding dihydroneopterin aldolase, whose amino-acid sequence MTHSINIEGIKLYGFHGCLEEEAKIGGNYIVDVYLTTDFSKAAKTDDLNETLDYCTVYEISKAEMAIRSKLIEQVCERIYTKIKGAFPTLKTLHVRVTKLVPPMNGNVEKVSVEIKD is encoded by the coding sequence ATGACACACTCCATAAACATCGAAGGCATTAAACTATACGGCTTCCACGGCTGCCTTGAAGAAGAAGCAAAAATTGGTGGGAACTATATCGTTGACGTATACCTGACAACCGATTTTTCAAAAGCTGCGAAAACAGATGATCTTAACGAAACACTTGATTACTGCACAGTGTATGAAATTAGCAAAGCCGAAATGGCCATACGAAGTAAACTTATTGAACAAGTTTGTGAACGCATTTACACAAAAATAAAAGGCGCTTTTCCTACTTTAAAAACTTTACACGTTAGAGTTACCAAGCTTGTACCGCCCATGAATGGTAACGTAGAAAAGGTGAGTGTTGAAATAAAGGATTAA
- a CDS encoding outer membrane beta-barrel family protein yields the protein MKKLVLLLLALFSFFANAQMPAGGNKDMMKAMKDIKGRVYGKIIDANTKNPVEYSSVVVLWFNKDSILGGGLTKENGEFNIEGLPPMGGFRLRVTQIGYKTYETKFYIQMPNKIELDLGNIPFEVDEKLLKEVEITTDKNAVVMSIDKRTYNVDKDISIKGGTAVDVMKNVPGVTVDADGNAELRNQAPTLFVDGRPTNLTLQQIPADQIDRVEIITNPSVKYDASATGGILNIIMKKNVKPGYNGMAMAYIGTGDRYGGMVNLNVKEGKWNFTSMYSHNQAMNNTLGYTRRTQLDSLGNASGYFNQDNKVRQTNMFDFGKLGLDYSINNRNTITLSGMIVAGQFKTYDKQEYQVQDATKTERLFGGRINEQNAAFQHYNGQLLYKKTYPKIGQELTMDGSINHTNSNNGYLFTTNSTLNPDTFAIPDTYQKNVGKSNADQYVFQLDYTNPYSETSKLEFGLKAFYKKSTSENNTSRAVSTPENYFPDTILSNRYVIDDMVNAAYVNYNNKMFWDISYQAGLRFEQSYYKGNITDKNQSFSYNYPSSSEDLLKSIFPGIYFSKKLKKNQELQVNFSRKIQRPNFFQLMPFVMFADKQNYRIGNPQLKPEFKNIAELNYNKTFTKGSYLGSGYFRYEEQPITDVAYPSLEDPTVLVNTTVNGKNSIRYGMEHTFKYTVFKNFDATVNFNAFYIYIKGLVVATEPEVKAEGFAFNTKATLSYKLPKAITLQVNGNYESPKILLLGATIPVYSMDISLNKMFGTKWIVNATLSDVFNSRVMGAHYETPYYTQDLSRRRESRYVRLTVTYLFGKMDASIFKRAKQLRGTDTQQGNQDGLDFGK from the coding sequence ATGAAAAAATTAGTACTTCTTCTCTTGGCCCTTTTTTCCTTTTTTGCAAACGCTCAGATGCCTGCTGGCGGCAACAAAGACATGATGAAAGCCATGAAAGACATTAAGGGTCGTGTGTACGGAAAAATCATAGATGCAAACACCAAAAATCCGGTTGAATACAGCTCTGTTGTGGTTTTATGGTTTAATAAAGATAGTATTCTTGGCGGTGGGTTAACAAAGGAAAACGGTGAATTTAATATTGAAGGGCTGCCCCCTATGGGTGGCTTTCGTTTACGAGTCACCCAAATTGGATACAAAACCTACGAGACAAAATTTTATATCCAGATGCCAAATAAGATTGAATTGGATTTAGGAAATATTCCTTTTGAAGTAGACGAAAAACTTTTAAAGGAAGTGGAAATTACCACAGACAAAAATGCCGTGGTGATGTCTATTGATAAGAGAACTTATAATGTCGATAAAGACATTTCGATAAAAGGTGGCACAGCTGTTGACGTGATGAAAAATGTTCCCGGTGTTACTGTAGATGCAGATGGAAACGCCGAGCTTCGGAATCAAGCCCCTACTCTATTTGTAGATGGCCGTCCTACAAATTTAACGCTTCAGCAAATACCCGCTGATCAAATTGATCGTGTTGAAATTATTACCAATCCTTCTGTAAAGTACGATGCAAGCGCCACTGGTGGTATTCTAAATATTATCATGAAAAAGAATGTGAAGCCGGGATACAATGGCATGGCAATGGCATATATTGGCACAGGCGATCGTTATGGTGGAATGGTAAACTTAAATGTGAAAGAAGGCAAATGGAATTTCACTTCCATGTATTCTCACAACCAAGCAATGAATAACACCTTAGGTTATACCCGCAGAACACAGTTGGATAGTTTGGGAAATGCTTCGGGTTATTTTAATCAGGATAATAAAGTGCGTCAAACGAATATGTTTGATTTTGGCAAACTAGGGCTTGATTATAGCATCAACAACCGCAACACCATTACTTTAAGCGGGATGATCGTTGCCGGACAATTTAAAACCTACGATAAGCAAGAATACCAAGTGCAGGATGCTACCAAAACAGAACGTTTATTCGGCGGAAGAATAAATGAACAAAATGCTGCGTTTCAGCATTACAATGGACAGCTTCTTTATAAAAAAACTTATCCTAAAATCGGACAAGAATTGACTATGGACGGAAGTATCAATCATACCAATTCGAACAATGGCTATTTGTTTACTACCAATTCCACGCTAAATCCAGATACATTTGCCATTCCGGATACTTACCAAAAAAACGTCGGGAAAAGTAATGCCGACCAATATGTCTTTCAGTTAGATTATACGAATCCTTATAGCGAAACAAGTAAACTGGAATTTGGACTCAAAGCTTTTTATAAAAAATCAACTAGCGAAAACAATACATCACGAGCCGTTTCTACTCCAGAAAATTATTTTCCTGACACCATTCTAAGTAATCGCTATGTAATAGATGACATGGTAAACGCTGCTTACGTAAATTATAACAACAAAATGTTCTGGGATATTTCTTATCAGGCAGGGCTTCGCTTTGAACAATCATACTACAAAGGAAACATCACTGATAAGAACCAATCTTTCTCATACAATTACCCTTCATCCAGCGAAGATTTACTAAAATCAATTTTTCCTGGTATTTACTTCTCTAAGAAATTAAAAAAGAATCAAGAGTTGCAAGTAAATTTCAGTAGAAAAATTCAACGACCGAATTTTTTCCAATTGATGCCATTTGTAATGTTTGCCGACAAACAAAATTATAGAATTGGAAACCCACAACTAAAACCAGAGTTTAAAAACATTGCCGAATTAAATTACAACAAAACATTTACAAAAGGTAGTTACTTAGGTTCTGGTTATTTCCGCTACGAAGAACAACCCATTACAGATGTGGCTTATCCTTCCCTAGAAGATCCAACAGTTCTGGTAAATACAACAGTTAATGGAAAAAACAGCATTCGTTATGGAATGGAACACACCTTTAAATACACCGTATTTAAAAACTTTGATGCAACAGTAAATTTCAATGCATTCTATATTTATATCAAAGGACTTGTAGTTGCAACAGAACCAGAAGTAAAAGCAGAAGGTTTTGCTTTTAATACAAAAGCAACACTCTCTTATAAACTTCCAAAAGCTATCACGCTTCAAGTAAACGGTAATTATGAATCACCTAAAATTTTATTGTTAGGTGCCACAATACCTGTGTATTCAATGGACATATCACTTAATAAAATGTTTGGCACAAAATGGATTGTAAACGCAACACTCAGCGACGTATTCAATAGTCGTGTAATGGGCGCGCATTATGAAACACCGTATTACACACAAGATCTTTCAAGAAGAAGAGAAAGTCGTTATGTGCGTTTAACAGTTACTTATTTATTCGGAAAAATGGATGCTTCGATTTTTAAACGCGCAAAACAATTAAGAGGAACCGATACACAGCAAGGAAATCAGGACGGTTTGGATTTTGGTAAGTAA
- the gmk gene encoding guanylate kinase, whose amino-acid sequence MIIFSAPSGSGKTTLVRHILKTFPEHIAFSISATSRPKRGVEVNGKDYHYLSVEEFKQKVANNEFLEWEEVYAGTHYGTLRSAVQDIWATGKAVIFDIDVEGGLNLKAQFKENALGVFVMPPSIKILEERLHSRSTDNKESIARRIAKAEKELKTAELFDVFILNEVLEEACVKAEELVKEFLGI is encoded by the coding sequence ATGATCATCTTTTCGGCCCCGTCCGGATCAGGCAAAACAACTCTTGTTCGCCATATTCTTAAAACATTTCCTGAGCACATTGCATTTTCTATTTCGGCTACAAGTCGCCCTAAACGAGGGGTTGAGGTAAATGGCAAAGATTATCATTATTTAAGTGTAGAAGAATTTAAACAAAAAGTCGCCAATAACGAGTTTTTAGAGTGGGAGGAAGTGTATGCAGGAACGCATTATGGCACCTTGCGATCAGCGGTGCAAGATATCTGGGCTACAGGCAAAGCAGTTATTTTTGATATTGATGTAGAAGGTGGATTGAATTTGAAAGCCCAGTTTAAAGAAAACGCGTTGGGTGTATTTGTGATGCCTCCAAGTATAAAAATTTTAGAAGAACGTTTACATTCAAGAAGTACTGATAACAAAGAAAGTATTGCAAGGAGAATTGCAAAAGCAGAAAAAGAATTAAAAACTGCTGAGCTTTTTGATGTATTTATTCTCAACGAAGTATTAGAAGAAGCCTGCGTTAAGGCTGAAGAATTAGTAAAAGAATTTTTAGGAATTTAG
- a CDS encoding DUF349 domain-containing protein, with translation MKTELITKMEELLLKDAGEVAADVRTLQKEYQKLWTSEFETAKQSFVDEGGKTKEFEYHKGSEDLKFESLVEKYNKLKKEADAKIASEQSKNLLVRQEIIAKIRDLSQVSENVGSAVRKLQELQTQWKETGPISSHKYKEIQSDYSRAVEDIYYNIKIFRDLQEHDLKKNFEHKTELIEKLKTVQALENVKEAERLIKIYRNEWDEIGPVPNSKWEALKNDYKVVLDETYRKIKGHYNSMEEQKAANLTSKLEIIEKVKELIESVTEAKATRWNEATEKIIALQADWKSVGRTTEKDNEKIWAEFRTLCDTFFEKKKVFFSGLNEKFASNRKIKSELIAKAEALKNSTDWQKTGLDLIRLQDTWKKYPSNGDKEEPKLFARFRKACNTFFDAKKAHYEDVDAAFEQNLVKKEEILTRLNELTLTEDGAANRELLKNISHEWNEAGMVPMKDKKRVNDAFYNRLDELYEQMHIDKNEKAAIQFKTKLDRLASSENGFDLLLKESDHLKKLAEEINSRVRTYDNNLGFFKSSKGSNNNFMKEIEDKITGEKAKIAELTAKRKLITEELNRIRAAAEKQKAEA, from the coding sequence ATGAAAACCGAACTGATTACTAAAATGGAAGAACTGCTGTTGAAAGACGCAGGTGAAGTTGCTGCTGATGTGCGCACTCTGCAAAAAGAGTATCAAAAGCTCTGGACTTCTGAATTTGAAACGGCCAAACAATCTTTTGTAGATGAAGGTGGTAAAACCAAAGAGTTTGAATACCACAAAGGTTCTGAAGACCTTAAGTTTGAAAGTTTAGTTGAAAAATACAACAAACTAAAAAAAGAAGCGGATGCTAAAATCGCATCTGAGCAATCTAAAAACTTATTAGTTCGTCAAGAGATTATTGCGAAAATCCGTGACTTAAGTCAGGTTAGTGAAAACGTTGGTTCTGCCGTAAGAAAGCTGCAAGAGCTACAAACACAGTGGAAAGAAACCGGACCTATATCTTCACACAAATACAAGGAAATACAATCAGACTATAGCAGAGCCGTTGAAGACATTTATTACAACATCAAAATCTTCCGTGATTTACAAGAACACGATCTTAAAAAGAATTTTGAGCATAAAACCGAATTAATTGAAAAATTAAAAACAGTTCAAGCGCTTGAAAATGTTAAGGAAGCTGAACGTTTAATAAAAATTTACCGGAACGAATGGGATGAAATAGGTCCTGTTCCTAACTCAAAGTGGGAGGCATTAAAGAATGATTATAAAGTTGTTTTGGATGAAACCTATCGTAAAATAAAAGGACATTATAATTCGATGGAAGAACAAAAAGCCGCGAATTTAACTTCCAAACTTGAAATTATTGAAAAAGTAAAAGAACTCATTGAATCTGTTACTGAAGCCAAAGCAACACGTTGGAATGAAGCAACTGAAAAAATCATTGCACTTCAAGCGGATTGGAAATCGGTAGGAAGAACAACTGAAAAAGACAATGAAAAAATTTGGGCGGAATTCAGAACCCTTTGCGATACTTTCTTCGAAAAGAAAAAAGTATTCTTTTCAGGACTAAATGAAAAGTTTGCGTCCAACAGAAAAATTAAATCAGAATTAATTGCGAAAGCAGAAGCTTTAAAGAACAGTACCGACTGGCAAAAAACCGGACTTGATTTAATACGATTGCAAGACACCTGGAAGAAATATCCAAGCAATGGTGATAAAGAAGAGCCGAAATTATTTGCGCGATTCAGGAAAGCCTGCAATACATTTTTTGATGCCAAAAAAGCCCATTACGAAGATGTTGACGCGGCGTTTGAGCAAAACCTTGTGAAGAAAGAAGAGATTTTAACACGTTTAAATGAACTTACTTTAACAGAAGACGGTGCTGCAAACAGAGAGTTATTAAAGAACATAAGCCACGAATGGAATGAAGCGGGTATGGTTCCGATGAAGGACAAAAAACGCGTGAACGATGCTTTCTACAATAGACTCGATGAGTTGTATGAGCAAATGCACATTGATAAAAATGAAAAAGCTGCGATTCAATTTAAAACAAAATTAGATCGTTTAGCTTCATCTGAAAATGGCTTTGATTTATTATTAAAAGAATCGGACCATTTGAAAAAACTCGCTGAAGAAATCAACAGCCGTGTTCGCACGTATGATAACAATTTAGGGTTCTTTAAAAGTTCAAAAGGCAGTAATAATAATTTCATGAAAGAAATTGAAGATAAAATTACTGGGGAAAAAGCCAAAATTGCAGAACTGACTGCGAAACGTAAATTGATCACAGAGGAATTAAATAGAATTCGCGCAGCTGCTGAGAAACAAAAAGCAGAGGCTTAA
- a CDS encoding endonuclease MutS2 — MIEKKHLELLQFDKVKNLVQQRCHSKQAKTLCEEIFPKSNSKDILTELNQTNELKLVIAAQGYFPSVEHEDISVELNYLALDGALLHESQLLSVLKTVEVCNTLIRFLKGKKASLPFLFELVKDLEVFDFVVDEINRIIDSEAQVKNNASSELSRIRKLVVEKRRESDKRFYNYINELRKHGFLRENEESFFNGRRTLAVLVEHKSDVPGFVHSKSESGKTIFIEPTVTIGVNNDVAELEIDENREISRILRELCAKLNPFSQSLKNAFQFLIYMDFVKAKSEFAVDLKACLPEIKEGFNLSAREAYHPLLYIQNKRLGKPTIPMSLDLNGKDRIIVISGPNAGGKTISLKTIGLLQLMLQSGLLIPVKETSTYCFFEKILIDIGDTQSIENELSTYSAKLKSMTSILNEINEASLVLMDEFGSGTDPELGSAIAESVLENLVNSKTRGVITSHFGDVKLLAEKLNGAINASMLFNIETLEPKYILSIGEPGSSYTFEVAERIGFPIHLINRAKEKVDKDKLKLNRLLADVQDQKTKLAEQAQRLEHEEFLKKIAKEKYHTLFTNWEEKINKERERKIELVRLADFGQKYLRLMDDWNKKQDKKVIIKRFIDGITAETKKQEELRKQNKLSNFAEKKIARIKPVLKVGSKVKVLNGNEVGVVEEIRDEKVFIKFGLMKMTVGMENLVLAEE, encoded by the coding sequence ATGATTGAGAAGAAACACCTTGAGCTTCTTCAGTTTGATAAAGTAAAGAACTTAGTACAACAAAGATGTCACAGCAAACAAGCCAAAACGCTTTGTGAAGAGATCTTCCCGAAAAGTAATTCTAAAGACATTCTAACCGAATTAAATCAAACGAACGAACTAAAATTAGTTATTGCTGCCCAAGGGTATTTTCCTTCGGTTGAACACGAAGATATTTCAGTTGAATTAAATTACCTTGCTCTGGATGGTGCATTGTTGCATGAATCACAGCTACTAAGCGTTTTAAAAACAGTTGAAGTGTGCAATACTTTAATTCGTTTTTTAAAAGGTAAAAAAGCAAGTCTTCCATTTTTATTTGAGTTGGTTAAAGATTTAGAAGTGTTTGATTTTGTTGTGGATGAGATAAATAGAATTATTGATTCAGAAGCACAAGTTAAAAATAATGCATCCTCGGAATTAAGTCGAATCAGAAAACTCGTTGTTGAAAAACGACGTGAAAGCGATAAACGATTTTACAATTACATTAACGAATTGCGAAAACATGGCTTTTTACGTGAAAACGAAGAAAGTTTTTTTAATGGTCGCCGAACCTTAGCAGTGCTTGTTGAGCATAAGTCGGATGTACCGGGATTTGTGCACAGTAAAAGTGAAAGCGGTAAAACTATTTTTATTGAGCCGACTGTAACCATTGGTGTTAATAACGATGTTGCCGAACTAGAGATAGATGAAAACAGAGAAATTAGTCGCATACTGAGGGAGCTTTGTGCAAAGCTGAATCCTTTTTCTCAATCTTTAAAAAACGCTTTTCAGTTTTTAATCTATATGGATTTTGTGAAAGCAAAGTCAGAATTTGCCGTCGATTTAAAAGCCTGTTTGCCAGAAATTAAAGAAGGGTTTAATTTAAGTGCGCGGGAAGCGTATCATCCACTTTTGTATATACAGAATAAACGATTAGGAAAACCGACCATTCCAATGTCCTTAGATTTAAATGGTAAGGATAGAATCATCGTTATCAGCGGACCAAATGCCGGAGGTAAAACAATATCTCTTAAAACCATTGGCTTGTTACAGTTGATGCTGCAAAGCGGATTGTTGATTCCGGTTAAAGAAACGAGCACCTATTGTTTTTTTGAAAAAATTCTGATCGATATTGGAGATACACAAAGTATCGAAAATGAATTGAGTACTTATAGTGCTAAATTAAAATCAATGACGTCTATCTTAAATGAAATTAATGAGGCTTCGTTGGTTTTAATGGATGAGTTTGGAAGCGGCACCGATCCTGAGTTGGGAAGCGCAATTGCAGAGTCGGTTTTAGAAAATTTAGTGAACTCAAAAACCAGAGGCGTTATTACCTCGCATTTTGGAGATGTAAAATTATTGGCGGAAAAATTAAATGGCGCTATCAATGCCAGTATGTTATTTAATATTGAGACACTCGAACCAAAGTACATTTTAAGCATAGGAGAGCCTGGAAGCAGCTATACCTTTGAAGTTGCAGAGCGCATAGGATTTCCAATTCATTTGATAAATCGCGCGAAAGAAAAAGTAGATAAAGACAAATTAAAATTAAACCGTTTGCTGGCGGATGTTCAGGATCAAAAAACAAAGTTGGCCGAACAAGCGCAGCGTTTGGAGCACGAAGAGTTTCTTAAGAAAATAGCCAAAGAAAAATACCACACTTTATTTACTAATTGGGAAGAAAAAATAAACAAAGAACGCGAACGAAAAATTGAATTGGTCCGTTTGGCCGATTTCGGACAGAAGTACTTACGTTTGATGGATGATTGGAATAAAAAACAAGATAAAAAAGTCATTATAAAACGCTTTATTGATGGCATTACAGCAGAAACAAAAAAGCAGGAAGAATTAAGAAAACAAAACAAGCTGAGTAACTTTGCAGAGAAAAAAATCGCACGCATTAAACCCGTTTTAAAAGTTGGGAGTAAAGTAAAAGTCTTGAATGGAAATGAAGTGGGAGTGGTTGAAGAGATCAGAGACGAAAAGGTTTTTATCAAATTCGGTTTAATGAAAATGACGGTGGGAATGGAAAATTTGGTGCTGGCGGAGGAATAG